The region GCGATCCGCCGGAGCCTGGGCACGCGTTCGGCACGGCAGGCACCTCCCGGTCGAACCCCGATCGCTTTCCGCGCATCCGATCACAGGAGAACAAATGGAGCCGGACGCGGCGTCGCGACCGACGTCGTCCCTCAGGACCCTCATCAGCAGGCTCGCGCCCTTCCGGGGCGCGCTGACCGTGGTCCTCCTCCTCGAGCTCGGCACCCGCGCCGCGGCGCTGATCCAGCCGCTGGCCGCACGCGCCGTCGTGGACGGCGTCGCGGCGCGCGCCGACCTGATGTGGCCGATCGCGGTGCTGGGTGCGGTCGCCATCATCGGCCTCTGCCTGAACTACGCGGGCTTCTACCAGCGCGGCAAGCTGAGCGAGCGCTTCGTGCTGGGGCTGCGCAAGGCGATGGCCGGACGGATCGTCGGCGCACCCGTGTCCTACGTCGAGTCCCGGTCAACCGCCGACCTGGTCTCGCGCGTCGGCGCCGACAGCACCCTGATCCAGCAGACGACGGTCAAGGCGCTGGTGGACCTGGTCGTCGTGCCGCTCACCGTGGTGGCGGGCATCGTGCTGATGCTGACCATCGACGTGTTCCTCGCGCTGGTGGTGATCGTCCTGCTCTCGGTCGCCGGGCTGGCCGAGGCCGGGGTGTTCCGGCGGGTTGTCGTCGACACCGAAACCGCCCAGGAGCACGTGGCCGGGCTGACCGGCGTGGTGCAGCGGGTGCTGCTGGCGTTCCGCACGGTCAAGGCGTCGCGCAGCGAGCGGCGGGAGGCCGAGTCCTTCGACCGCAACGCCGACTCGGCCTACCGGGCGAGCGTGAAGGCCGTCCGGACGGGGGCGCTGGCCGACACGGTGGCCTACGCCGCCGTCGACTTCACCTTCCTGGTGACGCTCGCGGTCGGCGTGGTGCGGGTGAGCACCGGCAGCGTCGGCGTCGGCGACCTGGTGGCGATCCTGCTCTACGTCGTCTACATCCAGGAACCGGTGGAGGCGCTGACGAACTCGGCGGGCAAGCTCTCCGAGGGCCTGGCCGCCCTGCGGCGCATCACCGAGCTCCTCGACGCGCCGCAGGAGACCGACACCGCGGCCGCCCCGGCCAGGACCGAGGTCCCGGCGGTGTCCAACGGCTCCAAGCCCCCGGCGTCGCGGCGGTCGGTGCGGTTCGACCAGGTGTGGTTCGGCTACGGCGACCAGCCGGTGCTGCGCGACGTGTCCATCGAGGCGGTGCCGGGGCTGACGGTCCTGGTCGGGTCGTCCGGCGCGGGGAAGACCACGCTGCTCAGCCTGGCGGAGCGGTTCGTGGAACCCGAGCGGGGCGCGGTCCTGCTCGACGGAGCCGACGTCCGCGACCTCCCGCTGGCGGAGCTGCGCGGCCGCGTCGCCTACGTGCAGCAGGAAGCCCCGCTGCTCGGCGCGACCATCGGGGAGGCCGCCACCTACGGCGTGGACGACGTCGACGAGGAGCGGTTGCGGCGCATCCTGGAGTCGGTCGGCCTCCGGACGTGGATCGAGGGACTGCCGCTCGGACTGGACACCGAGGTCGGCGAGCGCGGCGTGCAGATCTCCGGCGGCCAGCGCCAGCGGCTGGCCGTGGCGCGGGCGCTGGCCCGCGACAGCGAGGTCCTGCTGCTGGACGAGGCGACCTCGCAGCTCGACCCGCTCAACGAGCAGAACCTCGTGCGGTCGCTCACGCGCGACTTCCGCGACCGCGTCGTCATCGCGGTCACGCACCGGATGCCGATGGCCTACCAGGCCGACCAGGTCATCATGCTCCGCCACGGCTCGGTCCACGCCCGCGGTACGCACGACGACCTGCTGTCGGACCCGCACTACCGGCAGCTGATCGCGTCGCCGTCGGCCGGTTCCCCGGAGCTGGCGGAGCAGCTGACCGCGTCCGGGGAGGACGGGCGGGGTGAGCCCGGTGCCTGAGGACTACACGTGGCGATCGCCGCGAGCCGGCGACGCGGGGCGCGGGGAGTCGATGATCCGGGGCGTGGCCGTGCGGGACCGGCCGACCCTGGAGAGCACGGCGGCCGATTTCGCCGAAGCCCTCGGCGAGACCGACCTGACGAGCGACGGCTTCGGCGTCTTCCGCGGCGAGGCGCTCGTGGGCTACTCGCTTCTGCGGTCGGGGCGCGACGGCAGGTGGTACGAGGTCCAGCGATGCGTGCACGGTGAGCACCGGGGCCGCGGCCTGGGAACCGTGCTGCTCGGCTGGGGGCGCGCCCAGGCCGCGCAGCGCCGTGCGGTGGCGGGAACCGCCGGCGAGTTGCGCGTGTGGTGCCCGGACCACAGCGCGGCGCGGAAGTCGCTCGGCGAACTGCCCGGCAGGGCCGCCCGGGTGACGAGTGAGCCGCTGCTGGAGCCCCGGTGACCGGCGGGCTGCTGGCGGCGAACTCGGTCCGCCCCTGGGCCGAGTTGGAGCGCGCCGCATGCGGAATCGCCGAGGGGCTGCGCGAGCGCGGGGTCCGGACGGCCGACCGCGTCCTGCTCTGCGGCGACAACTCGGCGGAGTACGTGCTCGTCCTGCTGGCGCTGATGCGGCTCGGGGCCTCGATCGTGCTGACCGACCACCGGCAGACGCCGCAGGAGGCGCGCCGTGCCGCGGACGTGGCCCAGGTGCGCTGGACCGTCGCCGACGCCGGTGTCGCGACCTCCGCCGGGCGGCGGCTGGAGATCACCGAGCTCGTCGAGGACCGGCCGGACGCGGGTACCGCGGAGCTGTCGCTGCGGGACTGGTACTGCCTCCCGGACGGACTCATCACGTGGTCCTCGGGCACCCGCGGTCCGGCCAAGGGCGTCGTCCGCTCCGGGAAGTCCTTCCTGGACAACGTCGAGCGGTCGCGGCGGCGGATGGGCTACCGCCCCGACGACGTGCTGATGCCGTTGCTGCCGTTCTCCCACCAGTACGGGCTGTCGATGGTGCTGCTGTGGTGGCAGGTCCGGTGCTCCCTGCTGGTGGCGCCCTACCGGCGGCTCGACCACGCGCTGGAGCTGGGCGGCCGCTGGGGGGCCACGGTGCTCGACGCGACGCCGATGACCTACCACAGCGTGCTCAACCTCGGCGCCGGTCGCCCGGGGCTGCTGAGCGCGCTGCGCACCGTGCGGATGTGGTGCGTCGGCGGTTCTCCGCTCAGCCC is a window of Saccharopolyspora erythraea NRRL 2338 DNA encoding:
- a CDS encoding ABC transporter ATP-binding protein, which encodes MEPDAASRPTSSLRTLISRLAPFRGALTVVLLLELGTRAAALIQPLAARAVVDGVAARADLMWPIAVLGAVAIIGLCLNYAGFYQRGKLSERFVLGLRKAMAGRIVGAPVSYVESRSTADLVSRVGADSTLIQQTTVKALVDLVVVPLTVVAGIVLMLTIDVFLALVVIVLLSVAGLAEAGVFRRVVVDTETAQEHVAGLTGVVQRVLLAFRTVKASRSERREAESFDRNADSAYRASVKAVRTGALADTVAYAAVDFTFLVTLAVGVVRVSTGSVGVGDLVAILLYVVYIQEPVEALTNSAGKLSEGLAALRRITELLDAPQETDTAAAPARTEVPAVSNGSKPPASRRSVRFDQVWFGYGDQPVLRDVSIEAVPGLTVLVGSSGAGKTTLLSLAERFVEPERGAVLLDGADVRDLPLAELRGRVAYVQQEAPLLGATIGEAATYGVDDVDEERLRRILESVGLRTWIEGLPLGLDTEVGERGVQISGGQRQRLAVARALARDSEVLLLDEATSQLDPLNEQNLVRSLTRDFRDRVVIAVTHRMPMAYQADQVIMLRHGSVHARGTHDDLLSDPHYRQLIASPSAGSPELAEQLTASGEDGRGEPGA
- a CDS encoding GNAT family N-acetyltransferase — encoded protein: MPEDYTWRSPRAGDAGRGESMIRGVAVRDRPTLESTAADFAEALGETDLTSDGFGVFRGEALVGYSLLRSGRDGRWYEVQRCVHGEHRGRGLGTVLLGWGRAQAAQRRAVAGTAGELRVWCPDHSAARKSLGELPGRAARVTSEPLLEPR